One genomic window of Psychrobacillus sp. INOP01 includes the following:
- a CDS encoding 3-oxoacid CoA-transferase subunit B produces the protein MLGQDKRHLIAKRIAEELKDGQIVNLGIGIPTLVSEYLEDKEVFLQTENGLLGMGPLATEKNLDIDLINAGKEPVTYLKSASFFSSADSFALIRGGHVDVAVLGILQVDINGEIANWAVPNQPILGVGGAMDLVTGAKKVIVAATLFAKDGTSKLVNKLTYKTSGIRRVDLFVSDYAVFKFTEEGPRVVEMLDPISIEKLSEKVGFKLEYLNSPIEIK, from the coding sequence ATGTTGGGTCAAGATAAAAGACATCTTATTGCTAAAAGAATTGCAGAAGAACTAAAGGATGGTCAAATAGTTAATCTAGGAATAGGTATCCCAACTTTAGTCTCAGAGTACTTAGAGGATAAGGAGGTTTTCTTGCAAACAGAAAACGGCTTACTAGGAATGGGGCCACTTGCGACTGAAAAAAATTTAGATATTGATTTGATCAATGCAGGAAAAGAACCAGTAACTTATTTAAAGAGTGCTTCTTTTTTTAGTAGTGCTGATTCGTTTGCATTAATCAGAGGCGGTCATGTAGATGTCGCAGTATTAGGTATTCTACAGGTAGATATTAACGGAGAAATTGCTAACTGGGCTGTTCCAAACCAACCAATTTTAGGTGTTGGTGGTGCAATGGACTTAGTAACTGGAGCTAAAAAAGTAATAGTAGCAGCTACATTATTTGCTAAAGATGGAACTTCTAAATTAGTGAACAAACTTACGTATAAAACTAGTGGAATCCGTAGAGTGGATTTATTTGTGTCTGATTATGCAGTTTTTAAATTTACAGAGGAAGGACCTAGAGTTGTAGAGATGCTTGATCCTATTTCCATAGAAAAATTGAGTGAAAAGGTTGGTTTTAAATTGGAGTATTTAAATAGTCCAATAGAGATTAAGTAA
- a CDS encoding 3-hydroxybutyrate dehydrogenase, with amino-acid sequence MSKQRTVIVTGGAGGLGYAISKKFVSQNDFVFVADLNQEAADKVASEFGENAKGIALDVTDEESVQAVIKSIIDERGSIEVLVNNAGLQHRAPVDEFPLEKWNLLISVMLTGVFLMTKHVFPFMKEKEFGRIVNISSVHGKMASPEKVAYVAAKHGVIGVTSVTAIEGAPFNITVNSILPGPVRTPLLQRQLDDLMEVGQTEKEALAKIMYPKQAMNRLILPEEVASGVVYLSANEASGITGEHLSVSGGM; translated from the coding sequence ATGAGTAAGCAAAGAACGGTAATTGTAACAGGTGGAGCAGGTGGATTGGGTTATGCTATTTCCAAAAAGTTTGTCTCTCAGAATGACTTTGTTTTTGTAGCAGATCTTAATCAAGAGGCTGCAGATAAGGTAGCAAGTGAATTTGGAGAAAACGCCAAAGGGATTGCATTAGACGTGACCGATGAAGAAAGTGTTCAAGCAGTCATTAAATCTATTATTGATGAAAGAGGATCTATTGAAGTGCTAGTGAATAATGCTGGGTTACAACATAGAGCACCAGTGGATGAGTTTCCTTTAGAAAAGTGGAATCTACTAATTAGTGTCATGTTAACGGGTGTATTTTTAATGACTAAGCATGTTTTCCCATTTATGAAAGAAAAAGAGTTTGGAAGAATTGTTAATATTTCTTCCGTTCATGGGAAGATGGCGAGCCCAGAAAAAGTTGCATACGTTGCTGCTAAGCATGGCGTAATTGGTGTAACAAGTGTAACTGCTATAGAAGGAGCGCCTTTTAATATTACTGTTAACTCTATTTTACCAGGGCCAGTTCGCACGCCGCTACTTCAAAGACAGCTAGATGATCTGATGGAGGTTGGCCAAACAGAGAAGGAAGCACTGGCGAAAATCATGTATCCAAAACAGGCGATGAACAGACTTATATTACCTGAAGAGGTTGCTTCAGGGGTTGTTTATCTCTCGGCAAATGAAGCAAGCGGGATTACAGGAGAGCATTTAAGTGTTTCTGGTGGAATGTAA
- a CDS encoding acetyl-CoA C-acetyltransferase gives MTTYIIDGARTAFGSFGGSLKDVSDIDLGVVATKEAIKRSGIPVSDIDEIIIGNIIQTSGDSAYLARHIGLKSGMLESSSALTLNRLCGSSMQSIVSGAQSIELGDANVIVAGGTESMSLAPHVLRGTRFGSPNKAPQVEDMLWDTLTDRYVGCGMGITAENLAVKYDISREEQDEFAVVSQERAVQARDNGRFAEEIAPVTIKGRKGDVVFDTDEYIRDGATIEGLAKLKPAFKKDGTVTPGNASGINDGAAAVLLASEAYVNEHNLKPLAKIVSWGVAGVDPSIMGIGPVPASKKALEKAGLTLEDIDLFELNEAFAAQSLAVVKELGLDMEKVNVNGGAVALGHPVGASGTRITYSLAVEMKKRNVRYGLASLCIGGGQGIAIILENVN, from the coding sequence ATGACAACGTATATTATCGATGGGGCAAGAACGGCTTTTGGAAGCTTTGGAGGTTCTTTGAAGGATGTAAGTGATATTGATCTAGGTGTTGTAGCAACTAAGGAAGCTATTAAACGTAGTGGAATTCCCGTTTCAGATATCGACGAAATTATTATCGGGAATATTATACAAACAAGTGGGGATTCTGCTTATCTAGCAAGACATATTGGTCTGAAAAGCGGAATGCTAGAATCATCAAGTGCACTTACACTCAATCGACTGTGTGGATCTAGTATGCAGTCTATCGTATCAGGAGCACAATCAATCGAACTTGGTGATGCGAATGTAATTGTGGCTGGGGGAACGGAGAGTATGAGTTTAGCTCCTCATGTATTGAGAGGTACTCGTTTCGGATCACCAAACAAAGCTCCTCAAGTGGAGGATATGCTTTGGGATACTTTAACGGATAGATATGTTGGGTGCGGAATGGGAATTACAGCTGAAAATCTAGCAGTAAAATATGATATTTCTCGTGAAGAACAGGATGAGTTTGCAGTCGTATCACAGGAAAGGGCTGTACAAGCTAGAGATAATGGTCGATTTGCCGAGGAAATTGCACCGGTGACGATCAAAGGTAGAAAAGGTGATGTTGTTTTTGATACAGATGAATATATTCGAGATGGTGCAACAATAGAAGGTCTAGCTAAACTAAAGCCAGCGTTTAAAAAAGATGGAACAGTTACTCCAGGTAATGCTAGTGGGATTAATGATGGAGCAGCTGCAGTTTTACTTGCATCAGAGGCTTATGTTAATGAGCATAATTTAAAGCCATTGGCTAAAATCGTTTCTTGGGGGGTAGCTGGGGTTGACCCTTCTATTATGGGGATTGGACCAGTTCCAGCAAGTAAAAAGGCTTTAGAAAAAGCTGGTTTAACTTTAGAGGATATCGATTTATTTGAATTAAATGAGGCATTTGCTGCTCAATCGTTAGCGGTTGTGAAAGAATTAGGTCTTGATATGGAAAAAGTAAACGTTAACGGTGGAGCAGTTGCTTTAGGTCACCCTGTTGGTGCAAGCGGAACAAGAATTACGTATTCATTAGCAGTTGAAATGAAGAAAAGAAATGTACGATATGGTTTAGCGTCTCTTTGCATTGGTGGGGGTCAAGGTATCGCAATTATTCTAGAAAATGTGAACTAA
- a CDS encoding MFS transporter, which yields MNPTVNALEKRVVSKTMMRILPFILILYIIAYLDRVNLGYAALQMNAELALTAEVFGLLSGIFFIGYFFFEVPSNMIMHKIGPKIWIARIMLTWGIVVILTGFAQTTTHLYILRFLLGVAEAGFFPGIILYLTYWFRNRERGKATAVLLLALPIGGLIGAPLSTWILDNISWLNMSGWRWMFILEGIPALILGVIVLFYMTNRPANAKWLSQEEKDWLEGELEAERQVSKKVNKVSKLEMLKDSKVWKLSLLYFAAYTGVYGLSFWMPTIIKSLSATATTNLEIGWLAMIPSLVGIPAILFVGWNADRTNGHKNHLLICFLIAVLGFIGCGFSSSVFMMVLMLAITSAGLYGFTGCFFAYLTFFFTDSTAPVGIAVVNSFAALGGFVGPMILGAVAFTSGMFIIAGLLVIGAITLMTLKLSSERKEAKLTSANVKAGTL from the coding sequence ATGAATCCAACAGTTAATGCACTTGAAAAAAGAGTAGTAAGTAAAACAATGATGCGTATCCTACCATTTATCTTAATCTTATATATTATTGCATATTTAGACCGAGTTAATCTTGGTTATGCAGCCTTACAAATGAACGCAGAATTAGCGTTAACTGCTGAGGTATTCGGACTTCTTTCTGGTATTTTCTTTATAGGTTATTTCTTTTTTGAAGTTCCAAGTAACATGATTATGCATAAAATAGGTCCAAAAATCTGGATTGCTCGCATTATGCTAACATGGGGAATTGTAGTAATACTAACTGGATTTGCACAAACGACTACTCATTTGTATATTCTCCGATTTTTATTGGGTGTTGCTGAAGCAGGTTTCTTCCCAGGTATTATTTTGTATTTAACGTATTGGTTCAGAAATCGTGAAAGAGGAAAAGCAACTGCTGTACTATTATTAGCTTTACCAATCGGCGGTCTAATTGGTGCACCATTGTCTACATGGATTTTAGATAATATCTCGTGGCTAAATATGTCTGGTTGGAGATGGATGTTTATATTAGAAGGTATTCCTGCTCTTATTTTAGGAGTCATAGTTTTATTTTATATGACTAACCGTCCGGCAAATGCAAAATGGTTATCTCAGGAGGAAAAAGATTGGTTAGAAGGAGAGCTTGAAGCTGAGCGACAAGTAAGCAAGAAAGTGAATAAAGTATCTAAATTAGAAATGTTAAAAGACTCAAAAGTATGGAAGTTGTCTCTACTCTACTTCGCAGCATATACAGGAGTCTATGGTTTGTCATTTTGGATGCCGACCATTATTAAATCATTATCTGCAACTGCTACAACAAACTTAGAAATAGGTTGGCTCGCTATGATTCCGTCACTTGTTGGTATTCCGGCTATCTTGTTTGTTGGATGGAATGCGGATAGAACAAATGGACATAAAAATCATTTACTTATCTGTTTCCTAATTGCTGTCTTAGGGTTCATCGGATGTGGATTTTCTAGTAGCGTCTTTATGATGGTTCTTATGCTCGCAATTACATCTGCAGGCTTATACGGATTTACTGGATGTTTCTTTGCATATTTAACTTTCTTCTTTACAGATTCAACTGCTCCAGTTGGAATAGCGGTAGTTAATTCATTCGCAGCATTGGGTGGATTTGTAGGACCAATGATTTTAGGTGCTGTAGCATTTACTTCTGGAATGTTTATTATTGCAGGGCTACTTGTGATAGGAGCAATCACACTAATGACTTTAAAATTGTCATCAGAACGAAAAGAAGCAAAGCTTACAAGCGCAAATGTTAAGGCTGGGACTTTGTAA
- the kdgD gene encoding 5-dehydro-4-deoxyglucarate dehydratase gives MKTIKRQAPKGILGFPVAPMNAEGKLDLEALGKNIEFLIEGGLSSIFVACGAGELHAISNEEYKSMVEVAVKKTQGKVPLYTGVGGNISHALEQAKISEELGAEGYLILPPFLIDPSQDGIYEYLRTIIQSTALNAIVYQRDNCILDSKTLKKLCELPQLVGFKDGVGNMENNIEFTHIIGDRLEWVNGMPLAEVTMAAYVNLGFTSYSSAISNYIPHISAMYYEALLNGNKEVAHELHEDVILPIHRIRKQKKGYAVSLIKAGMQIVGLPVTTNVRAPIATVEKEHYEELKKIIDHALEKYPAPSRVI, from the coding sequence ATGAAGACGATAAAGAGACAGGCACCGAAAGGGATATTAGGATTTCCGGTTGCACCAATGAATGCAGAGGGAAAGCTAGATTTAGAGGCATTAGGGAAAAATATTGAGTTTTTAATAGAGGGTGGATTAAGCTCTATATTCGTTGCATGTGGAGCAGGTGAGTTGCATGCAATTAGCAATGAAGAATATAAATCTATGGTCGAAGTTGCAGTGAAAAAGACGCAAGGGAAGGTTCCTCTTTATACAGGAGTAGGAGGAAATATTTCACATGCTTTAGAACAAGCAAAAATTTCGGAAGAGCTAGGAGCAGAAGGTTACTTGATTTTACCGCCATTTTTGATTGATCCTTCACAGGATGGAATTTACGAATATTTAAGAACGATTATCCAAAGCACGGCGCTAAATGCAATTGTCTACCAAAGAGATAATTGTATTCTAGATTCTAAGACACTAAAAAAACTATGTGAACTTCCGCAACTTGTAGGGTTTAAAGATGGTGTTGGAAATATGGAGAATAATATTGAGTTTACACATATAATCGGAGATCGTCTGGAGTGGGTAAATGGAATGCCTTTAGCAGAAGTGACAATGGCTGCTTATGTGAACTTAGGTTTCACATCGTATTCATCTGCAATTTCCAACTACATACCACATATTTCAGCTATGTATTACGAAGCACTACTAAATGGAAATAAAGAAGTTGCGCATGAATTGCATGAAGACGTTATTTTGCCAATTCATCGGATTCGTAAACAGAAAAAGGGTTATGCAGTTTCTCTTATTAAGGCGGGTATGCAAATTGTTGGGCTACCAGTGACAACGAATGTTAGGGCACCAATTGCCACTGTTGAAAAAGAACATTATGAAGAATTGAAGAAAATTATTGACCATGCATTGGAAAAATATCCTGCTCCATCAAGAGTTATATAA
- the gucD gene encoding alpha-ketoglutaric semialdehyde dehydrogenase GucD, translating into MTTIAKEKTYLNYINGEWIASETGETAESKNPANRDEVVGLYQLSSANDFDQAATSARKAQKAWRKLTGNVRGDYLLKAAAILEERIEEVATAMTKEMGKTFTEAKGETARGVAILRYYAGEGMRPIGDVIPPTDGEALMFTTRVPLGVVGVITPWNFPVAIPLWKMAPALIYGNTVVIKPASETAVTCAKVIACLHDAGIPAGVINMVTGSGSLIGTEMANHAEIDAITFTGSNAVGKQLAQTAVSRGIKYQLEMGGKNPVIVANDADLDLAVEATISGGLRSSGQKCTATSRVIIQQDVYEQFKEKLLQKVANITIGDGMEEGTWMGPSASENQLNTVLSAIAKGKSEGATLLFGGDKVEKEGLNGYYVEPTVFDDVSSTMTLAREEIFGPVLALMKVDTIEEALELANDSEYGLSASIFTTKISNMLSFINEMDAGLVRINAESAGVELQAPFGGMKQSSSHSREQGQAAKEFYTAIKTVFVK; encoded by the coding sequence ATGACAACGATAGCTAAAGAAAAAACGTACTTGAATTATATAAATGGCGAATGGATTGCTTCCGAAACAGGAGAAACAGCCGAGAGTAAAAATCCGGCAAATAGGGATGAAGTGGTTGGTCTTTACCAATTATCTTCAGCCAATGACTTTGATCAAGCTGCTACTTCCGCAAGAAAAGCGCAAAAAGCATGGCGCAAGCTTACTGGAAATGTAAGAGGCGATTATTTACTTAAAGCTGCTGCTATTTTAGAAGAGCGAATAGAAGAAGTTGCAACCGCCATGACAAAAGAAATGGGCAAGACATTTACAGAGGCAAAAGGAGAAACTGCACGTGGGGTAGCTATCCTACGTTATTACGCAGGAGAAGGAATGCGACCGATTGGCGATGTAATCCCTCCTACTGACGGCGAGGCGCTTATGTTCACAACTAGAGTACCTCTTGGTGTTGTTGGCGTTATTACACCTTGGAACTTTCCGGTAGCCATACCTTTATGGAAGATGGCACCAGCACTTATTTACGGTAATACGGTTGTTATTAAGCCAGCAAGCGAGACAGCGGTTACTTGTGCAAAAGTGATAGCGTGTTTGCATGATGCAGGAATTCCAGCAGGAGTTATAAACATGGTGACAGGTTCTGGTTCTTTGATTGGAACAGAAATGGCCAATCATGCTGAAATAGATGCGATTACATTTACAGGATCCAACGCAGTAGGCAAGCAACTCGCACAAACAGCTGTTTCAAGAGGTATCAAATACCAACTTGAAATGGGAGGGAAAAATCCCGTAATTGTTGCGAATGATGCGGACCTAGATTTGGCGGTGGAAGCAACGATTAGTGGAGGATTGAGATCATCAGGCCAAAAATGCACAGCTACGAGCAGAGTCATTATCCAACAAGATGTTTATGAACAATTTAAAGAAAAGCTGCTACAAAAAGTGGCAAACATTACAATTGGAGATGGCATGGAAGAAGGTACATGGATGGGTCCTTCCGCAAGCGAAAATCAGTTGAACACAGTACTCTCAGCTATTGCAAAAGGAAAATCAGAAGGGGCTACACTCCTCTTTGGAGGAGATAAAGTAGAAAAAGAAGGCTTGAATGGGTATTACGTTGAGCCGACGGTTTTCGATGACGTATCATCTACTATGACACTTGCTCGAGAAGAGATTTTTGGACCAGTTCTTGCACTTATGAAAGTAGATACGATTGAAGAGGCACTAGAATTGGCAAATGACTCAGAATATGGATTAAGCGCGTCTATTTTTACAACAAAAATAAGTAATATGCTTTCATTTATAAATGAAATGGATGCAGGATTAGTCCGTATCAACGCTGAGAGTGCCGGAGTTGAATTGCAAGCTCCATTTGGTGGGATGAAACAATCTAGTTCTCACTCTCGTGAACAAGGTCAAGCAGCTAAAGAATTTTACACGGCTATTAAAACAGTGTTCGTTAAGTAA
- a CDS encoding RidA family protein, translated as MNYEEKLESKGYKFPTQANKRIFEAGVRTGNLIFVSGNAAKVEGVLKYKGIVGDTVTLEQAQDAGKIAFVNCLATVRNMIGNLDSMKRIVNIKGYVASTPEFTDQPKVMDEVSALAIEIFGEVGKHSRVSLGTSSLPEGTPVEVEIVVEV; from the coding sequence GTGAATTACGAAGAAAAATTAGAAAGTAAAGGATATAAATTTCCAACGCAAGCAAATAAGCGAATATTTGAGGCAGGCGTCAGAACTGGAAATTTAATCTTTGTTAGTGGTAATGCAGCGAAAGTAGAAGGTGTATTAAAATATAAAGGGATTGTAGGCGATACAGTTACGTTGGAGCAGGCACAAGATGCAGGTAAAATTGCCTTTGTAAATTGTTTAGCTACAGTTCGAAATATGATAGGTAATTTGGATTCTATGAAAAGGATTGTTAATATTAAAGGTTATGTGGCAAGTACTCCTGAATTCACTGACCAACCAAAAGTGATGGATGAAGTATCTGCATTAGCAATTGAGATATTTGGCGAAGTAGGAAAACATAGTAGGGTTTCGCTTGGAACATCTTCACTACCAGAAGGAACACCTGTAGAAGTTGAAATTGTTGTTGAAGTGTGA
- a CDS encoding aminopeptidase produces MKNMNDLPLGIKQLFTSITHLKEGEKVLVITDDDKREIGEFVYKYAKQFFETSMIVMPPTEGHGAEPTEAVTAALNNCDVAFGATTYSLYHSKARLSTSKNGRLRWIGLQDYALHMFEKGGLTADFDEVTRVVNRVAPFYKGKTFTLTAPGGTNMVCSIEGREPVLDHGTATVPGSASFPPNAEVALGPVEGTANGVLVFDGSIPHPLLNLIEEPITCTVKDGFITEITGGREADILRKMLADFNDSTVYNIAELGLGLNKENFLCGHMAPDEGSFGNIHIGIGKNLNFGGHVDSPLHLDMIIKTVTCNIDGRDIMKDGELLV; encoded by the coding sequence ATGAAAAATATGAACGATCTACCATTAGGCATCAAACAATTATTTACGAGTATCACTCACTTGAAAGAAGGGGAAAAAGTACTGGTTATCACGGATGATGATAAAAGAGAGATTGGTGAATTTGTTTATAAATATGCCAAACAATTTTTTGAAACTTCCATGATAGTTATGCCTCCAACTGAGGGGCATGGTGCAGAACCGACAGAGGCTGTTACTGCTGCGTTGAATAATTGTGATGTTGCATTTGGTGCTACTACTTATTCCTTGTATCATTCAAAAGCACGCTTAAGTACAAGTAAAAATGGCCGACTACGATGGATCGGACTTCAAGATTATGCTCTTCATATGTTCGAAAAAGGTGGATTAACTGCAGATTTTGATGAAGTTACACGAGTTGTTAATCGAGTTGCACCTTTTTATAAAGGTAAAACATTTACACTTACTGCTCCTGGTGGTACTAATATGGTTTGTAGCATAGAAGGACGTGAACCTGTGCTGGATCATGGAACGGCAACCGTGCCTGGATCTGCTTCATTTCCTCCGAATGCAGAAGTTGCACTAGGACCAGTTGAAGGAACTGCAAACGGTGTATTGGTATTTGATGGAAGTATCCCACACCCATTGTTAAATTTGATCGAAGAACCGATTACATGCACAGTGAAGGATGGCTTCATTACAGAGATAACCGGTGGACGTGAGGCAGATATATTACGTAAGATGCTAGCTGACTTCAACGATTCAACCGTTTATAATATTGCAGAGCTTGGACTTGGGCTCAATAAAGAAAATTTCCTGTGCGGACATATGGCGCCAGATGAAGGGTCATTTGGAAATATCCATATTGGTATTGGAAAGAATTTAAACTTTGGTGGGCATGTCGATTCGCCATTGCATTTAGATATGATTATTAAAACGGTTACATGTAATATTGATGGGCGAGATATTATGAAAGATGGAGAACTGCTAGTTTAA
- a CDS encoding TRAP transporter substrate-binding protein yields MKKKNKVTAIILGLTLMIVLAGCSASANGEVNSKRIISVATVQPENHAIYLGLKAFKEYVEEEMGDKFEIKLFTNGVIGGNSEALELLQMGSLDLVATSGSNLEAFANEYKIFGLPYLFNDEASFRKVMNEEEFTDIIYNSTADKGIQGVAWFSNGVNNFYASKKIETPADLKGLKIRVQSSEANVKLVQGFDAAAVVMAYGEVYTALQNRVIDAGTNPEMALVDMKHGEVAKYYSRTEHQIFTDMLVANTDFLDSLSAEEREIFQDGFKVSSQVANEAWDKRISDVTEEATKMGVEFITVDKELFEEMQKPVKEELLISNPELQPLYDKIQQIQN; encoded by the coding sequence ATGAAAAAGAAGAATAAAGTTACGGCAATTATACTAGGTCTTACATTGATGATAGTGTTAGCTGGATGTTCTGCTTCAGCTAATGGAGAGGTAAATAGCAAACGAATTATTAGTGTTGCAACCGTGCAACCTGAGAACCATGCAATTTATCTTGGTTTAAAAGCATTTAAAGAATATGTAGAAGAAGAAATGGGAGATAAATTCGAAATCAAACTTTTTACTAATGGTGTAATTGGTGGAAATTCGGAGGCACTCGAATTGTTACAAATGGGATCACTCGATTTAGTTGCTACGAGTGGAAGTAATTTGGAAGCTTTTGCAAATGAGTATAAGATTTTTGGTTTACCTTATTTATTTAACGATGAAGCAAGCTTTCGTAAAGTGATGAACGAGGAAGAATTTACAGATATAATTTATAATTCGACAGCTGACAAGGGAATCCAAGGTGTGGCTTGGTTTTCCAATGGAGTAAATAATTTTTATGCTTCAAAGAAAATTGAAACTCCAGCAGACTTAAAAGGATTGAAGATTCGTGTTCAGTCTAGTGAAGCAAATGTGAAGCTCGTACAAGGATTTGATGCGGCAGCTGTTGTCATGGCTTATGGTGAAGTGTATACAGCGTTACAGAACCGTGTCATTGACGCTGGTACGAATCCTGAGATGGCGCTTGTTGATATGAAGCATGGGGAAGTCGCAAAATACTATTCTCGCACAGAGCATCAGATTTTTACCGACATGCTTGTTGCAAATACAGACTTTTTAGATTCGCTTTCAGCAGAGGAGAGAGAAATTTTCCAAGATGGATTTAAAGTGAGCAGTCAAGTTGCAAATGAAGCATGGGATAAACGGATTTCTGATGTGACAGAGGAAGCAACGAAAATGGGAGTAGAATTCATCACTGTGGATAAGGAATTATTCGAAGAAATGCAAAAACCAGTAAAAGAGGAATTATTAATCTCCAACCCGGAATTGCAACCACTTTATGACAAGATTCAACAAATCCAAAACTAA
- a CDS encoding TRAP transporter small permease, whose product MEIVKNIMDKVLSGACAALLSFMTLLATYQVITRYVFSSPSTMSEDLLSYSFVWVSLLGTALVFGQKDHMKLSIFSDKFKGIKLFALSIFTELLIMSIAVIVFLFGGTQVVGVGAIQMSPTLNISMEWIYVVLPISGVLIVAYNIINIIQLVQRFTESKKEGIL is encoded by the coding sequence ATGGAAATAGTAAAGAACATAATGGATAAGGTGTTATCAGGTGCTTGCGCCGCTTTATTGTCTTTTATGACGCTACTTGCTACTTATCAAGTGATTACACGATATGTATTTAGTAGTCCAAGTACGATGTCGGAAGATTTGTTGAGTTATTCCTTTGTTTGGGTATCTTTGCTGGGTACAGCGTTAGTATTTGGTCAAAAAGACCATATGAAATTATCTATATTTTCGGATAAGTTTAAAGGGATAAAGCTGTTTGCATTATCTATTTTTACCGAGTTACTCATCATGTCTATTGCGGTAATTGTCTTTTTATTTGGAGGTACACAGGTTGTTGGAGTAGGCGCAATACAAATGTCACCAACGTTAAATATCTCTATGGAATGGATTTATGTTGTGCTTCCAATAAGTGGCGTATTGATAGTTGCCTATAACATCATTAATATCATCCAATTAGTACAGCGATTCACCGAAAGCAAAAAGGAGGGGATTCTATGA
- a CDS encoding TRAP transporter large permease, translating into MSVAVTAGLLIFFTIVILLLIGIPIGIALIVASILAITQVLGFSAAIPSSALKMFQGINIFTLLAIPFFILAGNIMNKGGIAVRLINLATAMTGRIPGSLAQTNVVANMLFGSVSGSGTAAVSAMGSIMGPIQKKEGYDENFTAAINIATAPTGLLIPPSTALITYALVSGGTSVAALFLGGVIPGVLWGISCMIVAFFYAKKKGYVGKKQISLNEFLKVALEAIPSLLLIVIVVFGIVGGIFTATEGSAIAVVYSLLLSIIFYKTISLKELYAILIDSAKLSAIIMFLIGASNIMAWVMSFTGIPDMMANVILGISDNPIIILLAINILLLFVGTFMDLTPAILIFTPILLPVCLALGMTPLHFGIMLTFNLCIGTITPPVGNILFAGIKVSNVKLEKVMPQLLKFYVAIFVVLLLVTYVPWFSTFLPSLAGFS; encoded by the coding sequence ATGAGTGTAGCAGTAACAGCAGGTTTATTGATATTTTTTACAATTGTCATTCTATTACTTATCGGTATTCCAATAGGAATAGCACTCATTGTTGCCTCGATACTAGCAATTACACAAGTATTAGGTTTTTCGGCGGCAATTCCCTCATCGGCTTTGAAAATGTTTCAAGGTATTAACATATTTACCTTATTGGCCATTCCTTTCTTCATACTTGCAGGGAATATTATGAATAAAGGTGGTATAGCCGTTCGGCTGATTAACTTAGCAACCGCTATGACTGGCAGGATACCGGGATCACTTGCTCAGACGAATGTAGTTGCAAACATGCTTTTTGGATCTGTATCTGGTTCTGGAACAGCTGCCGTATCAGCAATGGGGTCAATCATGGGTCCTATTCAAAAAAAAGAAGGCTATGATGAGAACTTTACAGCTGCTATAAATATAGCAACCGCTCCTACTGGATTATTGATACCCCCGAGTACTGCTTTAATCACATATGCTTTGGTAAGTGGAGGCACTTCTGTAGCTGCTCTTTTTCTTGGGGGTGTAATTCCTGGTGTCTTATGGGGAATAAGTTGTATGATCGTTGCATTCTTTTATGCGAAAAAGAAAGGGTATGTTGGTAAAAAGCAAATATCCTTAAATGAATTCCTAAAGGTCGCATTAGAAGCAATTCCAAGTTTATTACTAATCGTTATTGTCGTTTTTGGTATTGTTGGAGGTATATTTACTGCTACTGAAGGCTCTGCAATTGCAGTTGTCTATAGCTTACTTTTATCTATTATATTTTATAAAACGATCAGCTTAAAAGAATTATATGCTATTTTGATAGATAGTGCGAAGTTGTCTGCTATTATTATGTTTTTAATTGGGGCATCTAATATTATGGCTTGGGTTATGTCGTTTACTGGAATCCCAGATATGATGGCAAACGTGATATTAGGCATTTCGGATAATCCAATTATCATTTTGTTAGCTATAAATATTTTATTGTTGTTCGTCGGCACATTTATGGATCTTACACCGGCAATTTTAATTTTCACACCAATATTACTTCCTGTGTGTTTAGCATTGGGAATGACCCCTCTGCATTTCGGTATCATGCTTACGTTTAATCTTTGTATTGGAACAATTACACCACCTGTAGGAAATATTCTTTTTGCTGGTATTAAAGTATCAAACGTAAAATTGGAAAAAGTTATGCCACAACTGCTCAAATTTTATGTAGCCATTTTTGTTGTCCTTTTGCTTGTAACGTATGTTCCATGGTTTTCAACATTCCTACCTTCTTTAGCTGGATTTAGTTAA